CCGGCAACGGCCTTGCCCACAAAGCCTGCGCCAACCTTTGTATCATCGGCGGCTTACCACCCGTATTTGTTACAAGCAGCCCCATAAAAGGGCAGAGTTTTTTCCTTTTGTCAGATGAGCAAGGCAATCCCCTTTCCAGTGATTTTCTAGACTACACCGCCCTCCTGATATCTATGGAGGGGGAAGTTGAGCAGCGAGACGACCTGTTGATTTTTAAAATTGACCCAACGTCCGTTGAGCGCCTTTAAAAGCGCTGCTGAGACACTGTCAGTAGTGAAGCAGAGTTCCTCTTGTTTTCTTCAAAAGGGAGCCAGCTTTTATTTCCCATTAACTTAACGTGAGCTGGAACCTATTGGAAAAGCTATATATGCCTCTAGGCGAAAGTTTCTCTTAACGGCCTTTCTGCGACTATATCCCAAGACATATGGGAGGGATTGGTATGCTCGGTATCGTGTTTACAGAATTTATCGAGATGGTCGAGGAAGAGTTCTCTCCCGATGTCGCAGACGATATCATCGTGGCCATGGAAGAGTTTTTGCCAAGTAAAGGCGTATATACAGCTGTTGGCGAGTATGATCATACTGAAATTTTGCAGTTGGTGACACACCTCAGTGAAAAAACGAATATCCCTGTTGCTGATTTGGTTGAGGTGTTTGGCCGTCATTTATTTTCCCGATTTGTTATTCGCTATCCTGAGTTTTTTGATTCAGTTGATGATATCTTTGTGTTTCTTATGGGAATTGAGGATCATATCCATCGAGAGGTCCGAAAACTCTACCCACATGCAGAGCTTCCCACTTTTTCCTATCAAAGGCCCGAACCAAATAAGCTGATAATGGACTACTCATCCACACGGCCATTTTCCCATCTGGCTCTGGGGCTTATTCGAGGAGCCAGTGCCCATTTTGGTACTGACATAGAGTTGCAGATGGTCTCACCTGCCGAGAGTGAGGGTCGTAAAGCGACATTTACTCTTGTTCGGCGATAGTTGGTATGGATATTCAGCGTCTCCAACGCCGTTTTGAAAGAGAGCGGCAGGCCAGAAAAGAGGCCGAGAAGCTGCTTGAGGACAAAGCAAGAGAGCTATACTTGGTCAATAGCGCGCTTTCCACCACACTTGAGGAGCTTGAGGAGCGTATTCACGAGAGAACCCATGAATTACGGCTCGCTACTCGGCAGGCTCAGCGGGCGAATGTGGCTAAGTCGGAATTTCTGGCAAATATGAGCCATGAAATCAGAACGCCTTTGAACGGGATCATTGGAATGTCAGAGTTGATGTTCGAGACCCGGTTAGATGTGAAGCAGCGTGAGTATGCTGCAATGATACAGGACTCTTCTCAGGCCCTTCTTGAAATTATCAATGATATTCTGGACTTTTCGAAGATAGAAGCCGGGCAGATGGATGTGAATGTGGGCACTTTGAACCTGCAGGATGTTCTGGGGTCGGTTATGAATATCAATTGGCACCGGGCTGAAAAAAAGGGACTGGAGCTGAAAGTTGACTACCCTGAGGCAGGGCCCTTCATGTTTGTGAGTGATCAAGCCTTTATAAGGCAGATTATCTCTAATCTCGTGGGGAACGCGGTAAAATTTACTGAAAAAGGTGGCGTGTATATCTCTGTATCCTTCCAAGTAGAAGGACAGCTTGCTTATGCCACTGTGTCCGTTCGCGATACAGGTATCGGGATCGCAGATGATCAGGTAGATCAGGTTTTTGAAAAATTTCAACAAATAGACAGTTCTTCCAGTCGAAAATATGCAGGTACCGGTTTAGGGCTGGCCATTACCCGCTCACTGGTGGAGTTGTTGAATGGAGAGGTTTACGTGAAGTCCGAGCTGGGTGTCGGGTCGTGCTTTTATGTTGAGGTCCCCCTTGTCATAGCCAGCAGCATCTACATTGAGATGGAAAAGCAACGGCAGGCCAAAGAAGCTATCGGTGATTTGAGGGGGTATAAATCTGGATCCAGAATTCTTGTCGCAGAAGATACGCCAGTCAATCAGCTTGTTTTGATGGCCTATCTGGAAAGTGAGCCTGTTGAGATGACACTTGCCGACCACGGTCAGCAAGCTTTGGATTCGTTCCATGAAATACAGCCGGATCTGGTTTTTATGGATGTGTCCATGCCGGTGATGGATGGCTATGAAACAACACGGAAAATTCGGAGCTATGAGAGCAAGTGCGGTTTGCCGCATACGCCTATTGTTGCGCTTACTGCCAATGCAACACAAGAGCACAAGCGCCGATGCCTGAGTGCGGGTATGGATGATTATGTAAGTAAGCCAGTTACCAAGGCTGGTATTCTTGATAAGCTGCATAAGTGGCTGCCAAAGCAAAACGCAACTTAAGACTTTACGCCAAGACCGCCCAGCTTCTCAAAAGAGCTTTGAGGGACGGCTCGTCCACGGACTGGATTGCTTTTTTTATGCCAAACCACTTGCGAGTTCGCTGGTGTTGCTCCGGCCACCTCTCTGAAAGCCGGTCCACTTTCATGGGGTAGACTTTAACAGAGCACGGCAAGCTTCTTCCTGTTTTGAATACCTTGAAATAGAGGTATGACCCTACAGATTTTTTTTTGATTTTTCCGTAAAGTCCGGCCTCCTCATAGGCTTCAATTCCCGCGGTTTCTGGCCCGCTTTTGTTGGGCATGGGCCACCCCTTTGGTAGAACCCATCTTTTCGTTTCCCGCGATGTAATCAAGAGCACTTGTATATCTCCAGATTTGCTCCTTCGAAAGGGGAGAGCAGCAAACTGCTCCTCGGTTTCTACGGCTGGTCTATCAATTTTCAAAAGTGCTTCCGTCATTTTGAAAAGTCCAGATATCTTATCGGGACGCGTGTCCATTGTGTTTGGGAGGGGGGGTGAAGTTGGGGCTCCCAGTTGAACAGACCTTGCTGCCAGATTCTCCAGTAAGATGAAATCCTCTAAAACTAATAAATTGCGCCCTTAAGTTTCGAAATGAAATATATTTCCATTTTATCTTGCTGTGATTTATGAAAGTATTCAAATTATGTGATTTTTATCTACATAATTGCAGCGAGGCGTTGGTCTTTGAAATAAACAAGGAGAGCGCTTTAACGGCGCCAATCGGGGGATAGATTTTGAGTGGTAAAAAAGACAGTGCTTCCGGTGCTTCTGTTACTGAAAACCTCTTGAACGAGAAATTGCCACGCAAGGAGTTATTTTCCCTGCCCGAGAGTGTAATCTATCTGGATGGAAACTCTCTAGGTGTTCTGCCAAAAGGCGTATCTCAAAGACTTAAGGACACTGTTGAGAACGAGTGGGGACGTTCGCTCATCACTGGATGGAATGAACACAGCTGGATCGATATGCCAGAGTGTGTTGGCGACAAAATCGGCCGTCTTGTAGGTGCGCCTTCAGGAACTGTTATTGCAAGCGACTCTACTTCCATCAATGTGTTTAAGGTGCTGTCGGCTGCACTGAATCTAAGGCCTGAACGGAAAGTTATTCTCTCTGATACTGGCAACTTTCCAACAGATCTTTATGTGGCGCAAGGACTGGTTCGTCTTCGTGAAGCGGGCTATGAGCTGCGATTGGTCAAGCCTGAGGACCTGCTTCATAGTATTGATGAGAGTATCGCTGTGGTTTTGGTGACCGAGGTGGATTATCGAACTGGACGCCGCCATAATATGAAAGACTTGACGGCAGCAGCTCATAACGCTGGCGCGTTGACACTATGGGATCTGGCGCACTCCGCCGGAGCTTTCCCAGTATATCTTGAGGAGTGTCAGGCCGACTTTGCGGTTGGATGTGGTTATAAATACCTCAAC
This genomic window from Pseudovibrio sp. M1P-2-3 contains:
- a CDS encoding heme NO-binding domain-containing protein codes for the protein MLGIVFTEFIEMVEEEFSPDVADDIIVAMEEFLPSKGVYTAVGEYDHTEILQLVTHLSEKTNIPVADLVEVFGRHLFSRFVIRYPEFFDSVDDIFVFLMGIEDHIHREVRKLYPHAELPTFSYQRPEPNKLIMDYSSTRPFSHLALGLIRGASAHFGTDIELQMVSPAESEGRKATFTLVRR
- the kynU gene encoding kynureninase is translated as MNEKLPRKELFSLPESVIYLDGNSLGVLPKGVSQRLKDTVENEWGRSLITGWNEHSWIDMPECVGDKIGRLVGAPSGTVIASDSTSINVFKVLSAALNLRPERKVILSDTGNFPTDLYVAQGLVRLREAGYELRLVKPEDLLHSIDESIAVVLVTEVDYRTGRRHNMKDLTAAAHNAGALTLWDLAHSAGAFPVYLEECQADFAVGCGYKYLNGGPGAPAFLYVSQRHQSRIDTPLSGWMGHEAPFAFQLDYAPAAGVNQMRVGTPPVLALSALDAALDVFDGVCLEGLWQKSVVLSELFIEEVEARCPELELVSPRDSKCRGSQVSFKVAEGYAVMQALIAGGVIGDFRAPDIIRFGFTPLYLDEEDILKAAKVLQRVMGERLWDNEAFYKKAKVT
- a CDS encoding ATP-binding protein, whose amino-acid sequence is MDIQRLQRRFERERQARKEAEKLLEDKARELYLVNSALSTTLEELEERIHERTHELRLATRQAQRANVAKSEFLANMSHEIRTPLNGIIGMSELMFETRLDVKQREYAAMIQDSSQALLEIINDILDFSKIEAGQMDVNVGTLNLQDVLGSVMNINWHRAEKKGLELKVDYPEAGPFMFVSDQAFIRQIISNLVGNAVKFTEKGGVYISVSFQVEGQLAYATVSVRDTGIGIADDQVDQVFEKFQQIDSSSSRKYAGTGLGLAITRSLVELLNGEVYVKSELGVGSCFYVEVPLVIASSIYIEMEKQRQAKEAIGDLRGYKSGSRILVAEDTPVNQLVLMAYLESEPVEMTLADHGQQALDSFHEIQPDLVFMDVSMPVMDGYETTRKIRSYESKCGLPHTPIVALTANATQEHKRRCLSAGMDDYVSKPVTKAGILDKLHKWLPKQNAT
- a CDS encoding NUDIX hydrolase; translated protein: MTEALLKIDRPAVETEEQFAALPFRRSKSGDIQVLLITSRETKRWVLPKGWPMPNKSGPETAGIEAYEEAGLYGKIKKKSVGSYLYFKVFKTGRSLPCSVKVYPMKVDRLSERWPEQHQRTRKWFGIKKAIQSVDEPSLKALLRSWAVLA